Part of the Lycium ferocissimum isolate CSIRO_LF1 chromosome 6, AGI_CSIRO_Lferr_CH_V1, whole genome shotgun sequence genome, TTGACTGTGTCAGTTCACTGATTTCCTTTTGTAACTGGTATAGTTGTGGACCATTTCTTTGTCTAAATCTTCTTCTAGTTCATTCTAGATTTCTTTGCCTCTtttttagtataagacactTTCTTCTATTTCTTTGGACAGGGCATTGACTAAACAGGAGGTTACCATATCATTGCAACGATTCCAAAGTTTGAAGGTATCTAATGAGATTATGGGTTAAGCAATGGTTCCATCCATGAACAGCTTGCTTTTAGCATAAAAGGCAATAAGAATACCCCTCTTCCATCCTCCATATCCTTTTCCAGAGAAAGAAGTGTTCACTAGAAGCATTGCTGGTGAGTCGGAATGATGAAGGTCGAAGGGGTGAGATGAATCAATGACTGACTTTCCAAATTTCACATCTGCTGAAGATTCAGACTCAGAAATTAGTGTGGTTTCAACAGATTTGTTAGCAATGTCCTCCATTGAGATTGAATGAGATTAGGGAAAGCTTAATTGAGTGAATTTGAGCCTAAAgctctagaaaagaaagaaacaattgTGATGTAGAATTTTTCTGTATTTCCACTGAGTATTGAATTCATGTATAAATACAGGtaaagaataaagaagaaataatcCTATCTGTACACTTGTCTAACATCTACTAGCTATGGTGTAACGAACTAACAAattatcaattaaaataaaagaaaactatttatgAGGAAGCTTCCTAGTAATTCCCAAATCTGCTACATGTAGAGTGGGAATATTAGGTGCTCCAAGTTTTATTCTCCCAGCTGTATTGATCAACGGATGAGATATGGGTGACTTAGTGTGAGATGAATGGTTGAGATCATTTCGTCCTTTAGTCATAGGAAGATCCGAAGTCTTTGACTTAGTAGAAATCGACTTAGGTTCCTTCTTCAAAGTGATACACAAATCCTCCTCCTTTCGCTGTAAATCACCTTTCTCTCTCTGTAAATCACCATTTGTGGATGAAGAAACCCCAATACATGTCTCATAGCGTGATGGGTAGTCTGTACAAGGTCTAAGTACAAATTCACCGCCTTTTATGGTTGACCAGTGATTAATTACTAGTGATTCCGACTTCATGTAGGCGAATTGTAGCCTACAATTTAAACTGAGGGTGAACTTTTGGGGTTAGCTCACCCTTGGGAATAGAACCATGTCCCGACCATTATATCATGTGTGTCTTCTAGGGCATAAGAGGCATGATAACTTGACTTCATCCTCACCTTCCTTTTACAAATCACCGGCGATTTGTTTTCCAAACTCAATATTGTCAtccttctttttaaaatttcatgtgATGCCTAAAAGGTGGTCTTCTTGATGATTACTAGATCCATCCGTTTCATTTCTTTTCTACTTTCTCTAACCATTTCACTGACCAAATTAACGAATCATAACTGACCATTTTCGGTCCACTGTTGATACATATCgtaagaaaaataaagtaaaataagaaaaacgtCAAAAacatattactccctccgtttcgaTTTAAGAAATCGCTTGGCGTGCGGACTAAGTTATCTCGGGATTATAGGTTTGGGATTTTAATCCCTGGATTAATTTATCTCATCTGAGAGGTGAGATAAAACAATACCAAGCTTAATGGGATAAGATGGAATATCCAAGACTAAGCTAgcatttggccatagattcccaaaaaacttttgaaaaacttgatttggctaaaaattttcatgttttgaaaatgtgtttggccatagttttttaaaatatatttcactttttgttttggaaaacatgAAACATTACTTATACCCATAAGTTCTAAAACTACCAAGAATGCCCAAccatacaaaacatacatacttgCCAATCCCAAATTATGCAGAACACGATATTTTAATAACAGTTGCTAATAACACATTTACTAGctactacaattcaaattacaataGAAAGATTCATCcgtgcaagaaaaaaaaaacaacagtagtaactagctattctttaatataatctttcCACATTATGCGAACAATCTTCACTTTATAAAAGAGACTGCTTTAATTGTGGAAACATGGTAGATATGGCTTGAATGGAGCAATATGgtagatagaattagttggatcaTATGGGTTTtctttataaaatacaaaagtttagggtactttttttaaaagttttgaaaaggccaaaatatAGATCTTAGCCCAAAAACATGTTTGAGCCAGAATTTAagaatttgaagatttgtttttaatctgtcaaaattttatggccaaacaaagatttgaaaacaatcttcaaaatatgctccaaaatctatggccaaacgggagctAAGTTTGAGATAAAAGTCATACTTTGTTTAgttgaaggtataaatttataaagTTATACTTTGTTTAgttgaaggtataaatttataccttcaaccaaacaaggtataaattttttCCCAAACTTAATCCTGAGatctcccaccttgtcccgcctaccaaatgacccctagGTGCCTTAGTGTGACTgaacacaaagtttaagaaataaaaagaaactgttgaatcttgtggtcctaaattaaagatgtgtgtaacatattaaaatgtcctttgaatcttgtgatttaaACTCccatatttgaattgtcaacttaccaaatatagaaagagtcaatttttttgctatatatcaaaaaaaaaaataggacagttaaattgggatggagggtgtacaataaaatatgtatgaaaatttgaccaaaataactagaaaaaaagaagagagtaaCCTCTTAAGAAACTTTCTTCAATTCCTCTACCCCATCCCCACCTTTACCCCCACTCCCTCCCCACCCCCTCAATCCTCAATccctcctttctttttcctccaCTATTCCTCCGTTTCTCTtactttttctcctctctttcctCCACCAATTCTCATCACCATAACCAAAAAAACTTCCACATTTCCTTCCTTTTTcctcccttctttttttcccttctccTCCTCAACAACCATGATGACAACCTTAAAATCCGACCAACTCAAACAACTAAAAGACATATTCATGCGTTTCGACCTCGACAACGACGGCTCCTTAACTCAGCTAGAACTCGCCGCTCTCCTCCGTTCCCTCGGTCTCAAACCCGGTGGTGATCAACTCCACGTATTACTTGCGAAAATCGATCATAATGGCAATGGTTCTATCGAATTCGATGAACTCGTAAATGCCATAATGCCTGATATGAATGAAGATATATTGATGAATCAAGATCAGTTAATGGAGCTTTTTAGGTCGTTTGATAGGGATGGTAATGGTTATATAACTGCTGCGGAACTAGCTGGACAAATGGCGAAAATGGGACATCCGTTAACGTATAGAGAATTGTCTAATCTCATGCAAGAAGCTGATACGAATGGTGATGGTGTTATAAGTTTTAATGAGTTTGctaatattcttggaaaatCTGCTACGGATTTTCTTGGAATAAATACTGTCTCCGA contains:
- the LOC132059878 gene encoding probable calcium-binding protein CML16, with the protein product MMTTLKSDQLKQLKDIFMRFDLDNDGSLTQLELAALLRSLGLKPGGDQLHVLLAKIDHNGNGSIEFDELVNAIMPDMNEDILMNQDQLMELFRSFDRDGNGYITAAELAGQMAKMGHPLTYRELSNLMQEADTNGDGVISFNEFANILGKSATDFLGINTVSEPVA